The region AAAAACCgagatgacacaaaaataggGTTCATAAAACACTGTGCCAGGGTATTAGGCAGATTCGTAAGGTATTTGACAGCCCAGATTATGTTTTACATACtgtacttaactatttttGGTAGGAAGACCATAATAGATTACTGGGTGGATGATTTAGGTCAGTACATGTATTGTTAGAAATGTTACTTACGTCCATTTACAAGGCATCTTTCTTTTGAATGTAGAACTGTTAGATTCAGTACAAATAATGCCATCAGCCGCAATGCATTGAACTGAAACAATTAACATTATAACTGTTATGTTTACTTCATAAATTACACAGTATTATTTCAATTTCTGTACAATGATATATTACCTTCAGCCTCTCCTTCAGAAGGGACATCTTTTCCTTTCATGCATCCTCTAAACTGCTGAGTATCAGGGTCAATCTGATTGATGCTAGGATCCGGACAAATAAACTGCCCTAACCTCAGTGTACTGCAGTCCACTGGCATAACCTTCTCTACTTTAGCATCATCCGACCCCCATACTGCTGCTGCAAAGCTCATTAAACATATTTGTACGCAAATAACTTGGTAGAACATGATGCTGGGCATGGGAAGAACTGGCACTTCCAATggatttttacattttaaggTAAAGTTTAAGTTAAACAAACTGCACACTGCTTATTACGTATTTATTCGTAGTCTTAACTGGCGAATAATGTTGGCAAATGTTGGTATTTCTTCTCATTCAcaaagaatgaatgaataaaagtACAAACAAACACAAACCAAATTTACCAAATTTGACAATGATGACAACTTGGCATGTCATCTGTCATTAGGTAATATTCACAGAGTGAACATCGACTATCTGtccctcagaataataacggcctcTTGCTGACGACCGAACATTAGCTGCTTTTGAGTTACCTAGGCAAGGTAGGTACAAGTGTTTAACAGATCTATTATTTCTAGGGTAGCTGCAACGCCTACGGATAAAGAAACGATAgtaatacttataggtacttaactacagGCAGGGAGTTGCAGAAGtggtaaatatattaagtatatattatattcgattcccggctggggcagatatttgtttaaacacagatatttgttctcgggtcttggatgtgcccgttaaatggcaatagacccgccccctattacattgggactaacataacactctggcgaaaagtgggtgcagcaatgcacctctgcctaccccgcaagggagtacattagtacaaggcgtgagtgcgtgtttttttttatatatattatattattcggCTTTCGGCTTGGtacttatataagtacttaataagttTAACTTAAGTACGAAAGCCGAATAGTTCAATCTGGgagttattctgaacaactaaAAAATGATCATCAACTACTACCAAgaacaaacaaatacaaaatacaaggaaattaactacacaaatctaggtaagtaagtacccaCTTATCACCGATACGTTCATGTCGCCTACACCCGCTCATGGggatacttacctacatctTTCTTTACTGACTGACTTGTTTCGATAGGAACTTAATTTAGCTTTTcctatgtaaaataaaaacgctacgttacctaaatatatacctacacctCCATTAGAATAGCGGGTTCGTAAGTACATCGACTTGCCCTCCTTTCTACTGATTGCTAAAATTCAGTATTTACGTTAACCATACCACCGTAGGTACCACTTTGCTTAGTTTAGTTTACCTGTCAGAGGGCCTTCAATATCTGAGTTCAATATCAATCaattaaaagtacctacattaggtacttacctacttagccAATTTCCGAGACAAACAAGAAGTTTCCTTCCTTTTCtctttataggtaggtaggtaggtacctacattatacatTTTCTGAAAGAATAAAGGTAGTAGGTCTAAAAATTACCCAATTAAGACCACAAGAGATAGCACCGTAGTGTTGAGGTAAATGGGCCCACCTCTAATTGCGTCCAAGAGTAATGGCGGCCATTGTAATAACAACGCGAGATTTGTATCCTCTGAGGTACTTAGTTAACTTTTTGCTAGAAAGCTCCCGCTTTTCATGCTGGATTGCAAAAACCGATTTGACCTGGCTAAGGTCACCTGAGAGCAACGACTGTACTTacactgtacagtgtacagGTTGCTCAGTACACATAGCCAGATGTTATTAGTGGTAATATGTAAGCGCgtcagtatttattattattttaaagtctGTAAAGTATTGGAATGGTCCCTCAGGTACACTTGGGTACTTAAGATTAAGAAGCGCTTCCGTCTCCTTCAATGCCGGATATGAGATACTTCCGTCATATCCGGTCGTAAGATTCTTTGCACGACGCCCTAGGTAGTAGCTACTTTAAACACAAACCACAATTTTCACCCCTACactatgtacagtcagctgcataagtagctgtacacttttgcaccttgtcaaactgactacATAACAAACCGTCAATGATAGGCAGTTTGTAAGTTTGACAacgtacaaaagtgtacacctacttatgcagctgactgtacctacttaagtaaaaaaccagggttcccctcatctcgcctaatatttattgctctaaactcgtttcgcataactcgtaaggtctaaacttttttggtagaatcatcacttccccaagacttatgtggcataaaactcgtttcgtctaaaactcttttggcacaaacttgaaacgcctaagtctcgtttgctcaaatttttCGTACtgtgtttctcctaatattatcgtaataaatactatattgagtatgttgtaaatgtacaaattgaggtatttttctcctacatcccgaaaatcacgatattgaatatcaaaatatcgaaagtgaatgaccattataatgtttacaaacgccattaaaccccatgggatcgaaacctaaagataggtgcgacgacgagcaaagcgaggaggagcgtgttaggtgcacattatcgtcaaaagcaaagcggagcggagcgtttcccacatagcggccacaatacaaggcaccagtttgcactatgtagggagacgctccatcatagttaaagccaaactaatattatgtattactttgtattacctatgccatagcattattagtctattcaagatttggccataccattattaggctaaacaagattatgcgaaataactttttactaaaagagatttatgccatacgattttcggcgaaacgagactttgaccaaacgttactatgcaatatgagattaggcaaataaatcttaagccaaaaaaggtagaaccaaaAAACCAATTCACCCGCAACCGGGAAACCTCTCTGAATATCATTTTTAATTATCCGCCGTAAAGAATTCAAGCAGTTTTTCAACAAATTCATCTTTCGCTCATTAAGAAAGATGGCGTGAAACTTTCCGAGAACTTTCTTGGACGGGTCTGAACTCATTATACATTCAGATAAGTCGGTAACAAACCAGTGGATTTCTTAGTACGTATCCGTTGTAGGACGGACGGCTAACGAACGAAGTTGGAGGTGCAGGCCGGCACGCTGGCATCTCTGCGCCACTTCATTGATCGGAAATCAGCCCCGTACTAACGTAGTTTGTTTTGGTTCCAttgctttttaattttaactacttttcaaggaagcataattatatttaagtaggtataacttgtATGATTCAATAACTCAACATAGGAGAATTTACTTTAACCAAGTCCTTACctataattaagtaggtataacttgtATGATTGAAGAACTCAACATAGGAGAGTTTATTTGAaccaagtaggtacctatattttttacagatttttaaaCGAATGaatcctttttttttaaaattcaaatgtACCTACAGTGTGTTTTACGCCAAAGCCACGGATATAtcatttgtttgttgttttttttaatttaaaatctttgCTGTTCGTAATAGagaatatgaaattaaaatgcaATTTTAAAGTGGATTTTTGAACCTTTTTTAACATCTATTTATGGTGGCGGTTTGTGCCGAGCGTTATGGCGCTtcttaggagaggcctatgtcaagtaagcagtggatgattattggctgatgatgctgatctatttataaatgaatattGCTGATATCTTTTTCtgattacttacctacttattataagATCAATCATAAAAAcattaagtttaaataatatctagattttattattcaatattacttatacaaaacattcCGTGTTACTGTCGTTTCACAATTAACAAACTAATATCATAAAGTTATTCAAATTCATCTTATCCGCGCCATCCTGTGAACGAGGGAGATCTGAAACAAAGGAATGACTAATGAAGTAGTTGGAAAAAGtacatttacattttgttaacAACTGTTaagcttttaatttaataatgatgATAGACATTAAAAACTTAGTTAAAAGTAGGTAACGACTGTGCAGATTACTGAAACTTAGAAGAAGTTGTTTAATGAACtacattttttactgtaaaaaaaataggtaagtataagtataacctaaccaacgttaaaaacccacGATATTCAACACCAAAAGTGTCGAATGGCGaggccgattttgataaaatatgactaAGAACACTCGTAACATTACCCATAATATTAATCGAAATTCGGTTCGGCCGTTTGGACACTACGCTATAGATcgatacacacacacagatacactCTGACACTTCAAACgttaacacccctcttttttgTAGGGGGTTAAAAATCATACGCACACAGGTCATAGCCCGTAAGAGTCAACTGGAGGACACGAGGCTCCTCTCTGTTATGCGCTCACTATCACGCGCGGGCGGCGGGTGGGCCACTCGGTGACAATGGTTAATGATTAACGTGTAGACCTAGTGCCAATTATACTCTTAACAGAGCGACGTCCACTCGTTGACCACAAGGCGTTCACTGGTTGACCGCGCGACGTTTATTGGCGATAACGCGGCGTCCACCCGTGGACCATCACCATCTGTTAACAACGAGTGGACGCCGTGCGTCGAGGCAGTGCGGGGTGGGTGCCGGGTGGCTCTAAAGAGCTGTGTTGTGTGTATAATCTATGGATGCTGTAGATGGCGTTCAGAAACCGGTATAAACGTACGTGTTGAAGGTGGGCTGCGCGGGCGGCTGCTGCGTCTGCTGCGCGAGGTTTCCGAACGACAGCGTGTTCTGTGTGGCGAGGCTCTCGAATGTCGCGTTTGATTGGGTTGGCGTTCCGAAGCCTGCGGGCGAAATATAGTTATAAATACTTGATATTCACGCTACCTTTTTAGATTAACCTATTATGTATAGAAGTTTTCTGAAACTCGTAGAAGTGTCATTTAAGCCTAAAGGGGTGACCCatcaaaaaaaaatctaagggtgtttttaatattattatggtgcGGATTTCATCAAGCATGTGGAATCGCACGCCATTTACCCGCGTCCGCGTGTGTATTCCACGCATAACAGTAAAcagttttatgaaaataacacTTGCGTGACACTCACGCGTACGGGGAAATCCCTCGTAGGTTTATGATGAAATCGTGaat is a window of Plutella xylostella chromosome 17, ilPluXylo3.1, whole genome shotgun sequence DNA encoding:
- the LOC105389462 gene encoding TM2 domain-containing protein CG10795, whose protein sequence is MPSIMFYQVICVQICLMSFAAAVWGSDDAKVEKVMPVDCSTLRLGQFICPDPSINQIDPDTQQFRGCMKGKDVPSEGEAEVQCIAADGIICTESNSSTFKRKMPCKWTNGYSLEIALLLSVFLGMFGLDRFYLGYPGIGLAKLCTLGFMFIGQLLDIILIAAQVVGPSDGSAFVIPYYGAGVTVIRSDNETYLLPQPDWHNIT